Below is a window of Clostridiales bacterium DNA.
TCCCGCCGGTTCTTCGTGGGCGGCGGCGCTATGCTGTACACCCACGGGGAATATCCCCGGGCGGTGCGGCAGCTGGCGGAGGAAAAGCATATTCCCCTGATTGACCTGAAGAAGGAAAGCCGGGAGCTGTACCTCTCCCTGGGTGAGGAGAAGACGGCGGAGCTGTTTGTGCGCCTGGCGCCGGGCGAAAACCCGGACTTCCCGGACGGACATGACGACAAGACCCATTTTAACGCAACCGGCGCGGACAAAATCTGCGCCCTGGTGGTGGAAGGGATGCGCCGTATTCCCGAATGCGCGAAATTCCTGAAATAACCGCCGCGGAACGGAGGAAAACGATGAATATCGGTATTCGCCTGCATGACACAAAGCCCGGAACGCTGAAGGAACGCCTGGCCTTTGCAAAGGCCCAGGGTTTTACCTGCGCGCATGTGGCGCTGAGCAAGGTGCTGGACGATTTTGCCATGGAGGACGCGCCAGGGAAGCTGACGGATGAGTACGCGGCGGCGGTGCGGAAGGATTTTGACGAATCCGGCCTGGAATGCGCGGTGCTCGGCTGCTACCTGAACCTGACGGACCCGAACCCGGAGCGCCGGGCACGGACCCAGGAGATCTACAAGGCGCACCTGCGCTTTGCCCCGAAGATCGGCGCGCGGGTGGTCGGCTCCGAAACCTTTGCCAACCCGGAAATGAAGCTGACCGAACCGGCCGGGCAGAGCGAGGAAGCCTTCCGCCTGTTTATGGACAGCCTGCGGCCGATCATCCGCTGCGCGGAGGAAAACGGCGCCGTAATGGCCATCGAGCCGGTGTGGAACCATGTGATCGCCACGCCGGAGCGCGCCGCGCGCATGCTGGAGGAGATGCCCTCGGACAACCTGCAGATCATCCTGGACGCGGTGAACCTGATTGCCCCGGATAACGCGGGGAAGGCGGATGAGATCATCCGGAACGCAGTTTCCCTGCTGGGAGACCGGGTGCGCATCCTGCATATGAAGGATTTCGTACTGACCCCGGAAGGAAAGATGGACGCCTGCGCCTGCGGCACGGGTTCCATGCGGTATGACCGGCTGCTGGCCTTCGGAAAGGCAAAGGCCCTGCCCATGACGCTGGAGAACACAGTGCCGGACAACGCGGAGGCCGCGCGGCTGTACCTGGAGAAGGCGGCTGAAGCCCTGTAAGCGGAGGAAAAGCGAAATGCGGATTTACGTCTGCGGCGATTCCACCGCCGCTTCCTATAACCCGGAGGAAACCCGGATGGTGGGCTGGGGACAGCTGCTGGGGGATTTCCTTCCCGGGGCCACCGTGGTGAACCTTTCCATGGCCGGGCGCAGCACAAAGACCTTCCTGGCGGAAGGCCGGCTGGAGCCGGCGGGGCAGGCGGACCCCGGCGACCTGGTGCTGATCCAGTTTGCGCATAACGATGAGAACGAAAAAAAGCCGGAGCGCTATACGGCGCCCTGGACAGAATTTACGGACAACCTGAAGTACTTTATCCGCTTTGCGCGGGAGCACGGCGCGGTGCCGGTGCTGCTGACGCCCATCTGCATGCGCATCTGGCAGGACGGAAAGCTGCAGCCGACCCACGGGGAATACCCGGCGGCCATGCGCGCGGTGGCGGAAGAAACGGACGTTCCGCTGATCGACCTGTATACGGAGAGCTTCCGGATTGTGGAGGCGATGGGCGAGGAAGGGAGCAAGGCACTGTTTATGCACTTTGCCCCCGGCGAAGACCCCGCATACCCGGACGGATCGGAGGACAACGCCCACACGAAACGCGCCGGCGCGGAACGCTTTGCCGAAGCGGCCGCACGGGGACTGAAGAAGTTGGGCCTCGTTCCGCAGGCCTGATTACCGCCAGGGCAGGAAGCCCTTTGCTTCCTCCATGGATATCTCCTCTTCCGGATGGAAAAGACCTGAAGCCATATAGTCATATATGGCTTTTTGCATGGCCCGGACGTTCGGCGCCTGCGGTCCCTGGTGCAGGCCCAGGGAGGAAACCAGCAGGCGGCCGCCGCCACATTTACATTCAAACAGCTGCGCCATCGGGCGGAGCAGCGCGCAGGAATCCATCTCCGTGACGATGGCCTTCATCCGGCGCGGAAGCAGGATCGCTCGGCGGCAGGCCATGGGCTTCCACTGCCAGGAGCTGAACTCATTGGTGGGGAAACTGCGGAACAGCGGATGGCCCGCGTCGATCAGCTGCCCCATGCAGCCAGACTGGGAAGGGAAGGTGCAGACCGACCAGAAATCCGGGCTGAACTGGGCCTGCACGGAGCAGGGAAGGGCTTCGGCCGTACTGTCCGGCGCAAGATACACCTTCCCGCCGGCGGCAAGCACCTGGCGGGCCTGCTCATCCAGCACGCGGCATTCCAGCACATCCCCCGGGCAGACCGGTTCTTCATCCGGGTAGACCCAGAGGGGATAGGTGTTCGCGTTTCCGCAGAAGTTCAGCGCCAGGTCCAGGCGCGCGGCGGCCGGCAGATCCGGCAGGCGGAAACAGATCTCCAGGTCTCCGGACAGGGAAACGGCCGGGACGCGGAGGGATGCGGTTTCCCCGAAAAGGGAAACCCCGTCCCCGGAGAGCGACCAGGCGCAGGGACCGTCCAGGCCGGCCTTGCCGTAATTCGCGATCCGGACCGGGAAGGAGACTTCCTCGCCGGAGGTGAACACAAACCGGGGCAGCAGCGCCAGGGGCA
It encodes the following:
- a CDS encoding sugar phosphate isomerase/epimerase, producing MNIGIRLHDTKPGTLKERLAFAKAQGFTCAHVALSKVLDDFAMEDAPGKLTDEYAAAVRKDFDESGLECAVLGCYLNLTDPNPERRARTQEIYKAHLRFAPKIGARVVGSETFANPEMKLTEPAGQSEEAFRLFMDSLRPIIRCAEENGAVMAIEPVWNHVIATPERAARMLEEMPSDNLQIILDAVNLIAPDNAGKADEIIRNAVSLLGDRVRILHMKDFVLTPEGKMDACACGTGSMRYDRLLAFGKAKALPMTLENTVPDNAEAARLYLEKAAEAL
- a CDS encoding rhamnogalacturonan acetylesterase, with translation MRIYVCGDSTAASYNPEETRMVGWGQLLGDFLPGATVVNLSMAGRSTKTFLAEGRLEPAGQADPGDLVLIQFAHNDENEKKPERYTAPWTEFTDNLKYFIRFAREHGAVPVLLTPICMRIWQDGKLQPTHGEYPAAMRAVAEETDVPLIDLYTESFRIVEAMGEEGSKALFMHFAPGEDPAYPDGSEDNAHTKRAGAERFAEAAARGLKKLGLVPQA